From Pseudonocardia autotrophica, one genomic window encodes:
- the mihF gene encoding integration host factor, actinobacterial type, with product MALPQLTEEQRAAALEKAAAARRARAELKDRLKRGGTTLEEVLKQAETDEVLGKMKVSALLEALPNVGKVRAQQIMEELEIATSRRLRGLGDRQRKALLDRYPS from the coding sequence GTGGCCCTTCCCCAGCTGACCGAGGAACAGCGCGCCGCCGCGCTGGAGAAGGCTGCGGCCGCGCGCCGGGCCCGAGCGGAGCTGAAGGACCGTCTCAAGCGCGGCGGCACCACCCTCGAGGAGGTGCTGAAGCAGGCCGAGACCGATGAGGTGCTCGGCAAGATGAAGGTCTCGGCGCTGCTCGAGGCGCTGCCGAACGTCGGCAAGGTCCGTGCGCAGCAGATCATGGAGGAGCTGGAGATCGCGACCAGCCGCCGGCTGCGCGGCCTCGGCGACCGCCAGCGCAAGGCCCTGCTCGACCGCTACCCGAGCTGA